A region of Sparus aurata chromosome 8, fSpaAur1.1, whole genome shotgun sequence DNA encodes the following proteins:
- the fibina gene encoding fin bud initiation factor a isoform X1: MRFAKERERRCMMDPVPLLLIMATALPCCSAVYTGPLQPEISNGTFHHFFVPDGDYDETEDPEVCQMLFKFSDVYPCGANEERDSVVRDDFIITKLQAEDAARLLEGIGRTVEHDLDGEDSYGKFLQREIGQIGEAFSNVDKSLVELEVKFKQSQETELREEQQLNGHVMKQVSDIRDTLRGTTDISVGLKDKQELLSLIIRSHGSRLSRLKTEYLNVGS, encoded by the coding sequence ATGCGGTTcgccaaagagagagagaggaggtgcaTGATGGATCCCGTCCCACTGCTGCTCATCATGGCCACAGCTCTGCCATGCTGCTCGGCTGTCTACACCGGGCCCCTCCAACCGGAGATCTCCAACGGCACTTTCCATCACTTCTTCGTCCCGGATGGGGACTACGACGAGACTGAGGACCCGGAGGTGTGCCAGATGCTGTTCAAATTCTCAGATGTGTATCCTTGCGGGGCCAATGAAGAGAGGGACTCCGTGGTGCGGGACGACTTCATCATCACCAAGCTGCAGGCGGAGGACGCGGCGCGGCTGCTGGAGGGCATCGGCCGGACCGTGGAGCACGACCTGGACGGAGAGGACAGCTACGGCAAGTTCCTCCAGCGGGAGATCGGCCAGATCGGAGAGGCCTTTTCTAACGTGGACAAGTCTCTGGTGGAGCTGGAGGTGAAGTTTAAACAGAGTCAGGAAACTGAGCTGAGAGAGGAGCAACAGCTGAACGGCCACGTGATGAAGCAAGTGAGTGACATCAGGGACACACTGAGGGGAACCACGGACATCTCTGTGGGACTGAAGGACAAACAGGAGCTGCTGTCTCTCATCATCCGCAGTCATGGGTCCAGACTGAGCCGCCTGAAGACTGAGTATCTTAATGTTGGCTCTTAG